The Tursiops truncatus isolate mTurTru1 chromosome 20, mTurTru1.mat.Y, whole genome shotgun sequence DNA window TCAGTTTTCCTTTCTCACTTGGTCAGAGTCGGTGGATGTGACCGCAGAGGTGAAGCTCCATGTGCTCCTTGGAGACCATGGGGACCCTCACGTCTGAGCTGTGCTCCCTGGGGCCTCACTGCATGCaggcctcccctcacccccccgCCTTTGCTTACCACTGTCCCGTGGTGGGCATTTGCGTCATTTCCAGCCTGGCTCATTGTGGACGCTCATGGACAAAGCCCCACTCCCCCTAGCTTTGTGCTTCTGCccgggggctgggctggtggcccTCTGGGCTTGTTGACCGCACTGAGTCAGGGCACCTCAGCAGACAGGGGCTCTTTCGCGGGATCGTCCTGGGGTCCCACCAACACATGCAGCGGCAGCCTTCCGTGCAGGCCCAGCGTGTGGCCCCTGAGGGGCTGTGTGCTGGGCAAGCAAGGGGACCGCTGCCCCGGGAGGGCCACGCAGGGGGCCGGGAGTCTCAGCAGAGTCCTGAGGATGAGAAGGAGTGGCTGGACGGCGGAGGGAGCGTGGTCAGCTGAGGGGCCTCTCTGGGCCGCTCGCGGTGGTTGAGATTCGGGCAAGGTGGCTCTGAGCTTGGGAGGAGTGAgcgaggggctggaggaggggagggctgtGGGGGGGGGGACTCGAGGTGGTGAGCAGGCCACGTGGGGAGGGAGCATTAGACTACCCTACCGGCCACAGAAAGGCGGTGTCCAATTTTAAGCAGGAAGGGACGCCCTTCCTTTAGAttgttatttacttttgtttttaacttagaCTTTTAATCCTGAGATAATGATAGATTTGCATACAGTTGTACAAACTGATACAGAGAGAGCCCAGGTATCTTGtacccagtttcctccaatgggAACATCTTGTAAAACTGTCCTTCAGTATCACAACCCGGATAACGACATGGATTCAGTCAGATGCAGGACGTTTCCAGGACAGCAGGGTCCGTCCTGCGGCCCCATGATGCGCACACTCACTTCCCTGCACCCCGACCCGCTCCTTAGCCCTCCCAGCAACCACCAGTTGgtctccatttctgtaatttGTCACTTCAAGAatgtcatatgaatggaatcatacaacatctAACCTGTCGGGCTTGGCTTTTTTCATCCaacataattctctggagatgcGTCCAGGTCACTGTCTGTGTCACTAGTTCCTTCCCCTTTATTGCCGAGCTGTGCTCTCCATTTGGACCTGCTGCTTTGTTTAATCATTTACCTGTTGAAGGATAGCTGGGTGGTTTCCAGTGTTTTGCCGTAAGCTTTGTTTATAAAGCTGTTGTAAACATTCACGTACACGTTTTTGTGTGAACATTCTGTGGGAGCATTTCTCTGGGGAAAAGGCCCAGGAGTGCAATGGCTGGGTCGTAAGGTGGTTCTGACCACTCTGCCGGAGTGTTCTTCAGAGTGGCTACACCGTTTTATGTTCCCCCCAgctaaagcccacgtgcagcaacgaagacccaacgcagccaaaaataaataaatagatagattaaaaaaaccccaaaaccggcctggctgggggtggagggtaggTGTGTGAGAGGTGGCGGAGGGAGGGGTGGCTGAGGCTCTCAGGCCCTGGTCTGTCCCTGGTGGCCACTGTGGATGGGCAGGGCTGGCCCGAGCCCCGTGGGCAGCTCCCAAGCCTGCTCAGGCCTCTCAGCTGCCCACCTCCGCGCCTCTGGCAGCAGGAGGGCCACCGGGACCGAGCAGTCTGGACCGGCTGCTCCGATCTGGGTGGGGactcctgctctttctgctgccAGACTCAGTGTCGGAAAGCAGAAGCAAACTCCAGCCTTTGGACACCCTCCTTCCTGACCTCAGGGTCAGCTGGTCATTTCCTGTTAACCTAATCTCACTCCACACTCCTTTTGTCAGCAGACAGGCTACGTGGTGGCTAGCTGAGCTCCTGGCTGCAGCTTCTGCCCAGGGAGGGGttgagagaggaagggggaacgttgtgtgtgtgagagagaaagagtcaGGGAGGGAGGCCAGCGGAAGGCGGGCGTGGCTATGAGCACCTGggtagcctcagtttcctcatctgtaaagtggagcaACGTCTCCACCTTTAGAGGAAATCGGGGAGAACTGGAGAGCCTGTTGTTTAAAGGACTCAGCGTATTTTAGGAGCCCAGTGAATATGTGCGACCATTCTTAGCAGCAGTAAACTGCTGAAACAGTACTTTATCTGTGGGGCCTCGTCCTCATGACCTAAGTACCCCGGAAGGTTCTGCCTCTGTAGGAATTTCACAGGCCCCAGGAGGGAGGCCTGAGAGCCCAGGCAGGGGGCAGGCGCCTGGGGAGACGCGGGCACAGTGAGGTGAGCCCAGGCTCGCCGCCATGGCTCATCAGCAGCTGACGTGTATTAAGCAGCAGCTGCATGCCGGGCTCTCCGCAATAACCCCGCACAGCAGTGATTATCTTTAGTTTTACTGCTGGGACACTGAGCTTGAGTGAGGGGAGTGACCGGGCCCGGTGAGCTGGGCAGGGTTGGTGTTTGAGCCAAGGCCTGGGTGCTGTCCAGGGCCCTCCAGCTGGTCCGGCCCATCTGGGGGGTGGCCTTCGTCTAGGCCACCTGGCCAGTAGAGGTCTGGATATAGAGGCCTGGACAGCAGGGGCCCCTGGCCCCATTCAGTCTGGCTGGCTGTCCAGCTGCAAGGCGCTGCCTCTTACCTTGGAGGGGTCTGGGGGCCTGGGTCCAGCTGGGCGGAGTCTGGTGGGGAGTCTGCTCCTCAGGGCCCAGGCGACCTTGTCCCTCAGCGTCCTGGCCCACTGCCTGGATGTTCCAGACCTGGTGGGCGGCTGGGAGTCTGAATGGGGTGGCgcggggggaggggccgggagccAGGTCTGGGCTCGGGTTTGGGGGGAGATGGTGTGTGAGGGCTGGTTGGCCGCCAGCCGCCAAGGACCGCCCACCCACTGGTGCGAACCTCAGAAAGGCGCTGGGGGGGCTTCCAGCTTCACTGCTGTCGCTTGCTGTCACCACATCAATGAGTGCCCCCGTCTTGTGTGTGCTGCCCCTGCAGCCCACCTTCCTGTCCCCCGTGTTGGAACTGTGGCTTCTCTACTCCTTTCCTGACATTCAGCACATGTCACTGGGCCGCCCCAGGCCGTGGAAGCTTCTGTGTGACTCTGACTGCTGTCTGTTACAGCGAAACTTAGCGATGCTCTGGACGGCTGTCCCTCGGGGATGGGTTTCAGGCCCAGTTAGATGCCACCCAGAGCAGCCAGGTCTCCTGCAGTGTGTCTGTGTGGGCAAAGCAATGGTTCCAGAACACACCTCCTGCTTAGAATCGTTTACGGGTCCCATTGTCATGCGAGGAAAGTCTGAAATCTGCCCCATGTCCCTCCGATGTCTGTGCTCTGCGGACCGCCACCTCGGTCCCCGGACCCTGCCCTACTCCCCAGCACTGaccccagcctggcctctgcACAGGCTGCTCCCCATGCCTGGAACACCCATCCTCACCCAGCACCTTTCACGAAGGGGGGTTAACTCCCACCCATCCTGCAAGACTGAGCCTCAGCGGCCCCAAGTCTGAGTGAAGCCCAGACTTGGGGCCTCACCCAGTTGGACGGTCGCCCCGCGCCCAAGCCTGTTTCCCAGTTCGAGACGCCGGGCTGTCTCTGTGCTGTGGGAATCAGTGAAGGCAGCTCTTGGCAAGACATCGTGACCCTAAATTGCTAAGCAGGTGTCCGATGGTGGTTCTATCCTGAAAATTATTTCAGGAAGCCGGGGATGAGCTGGTGCGGGGGGTTCCGAACGGGAGGCTAGGGACTCGGGACTTTCCTGCTGCGATGGGAAGTCCCTGGCAGCTGGCAGGAGAGGGAGCGGagccagggtcagggtcagggtcctGGGCAGCCACAGTGGGCCTGGCCTCGCCAGCGCCTGGACTGTGTCCTGCCCAGCATAGGGTTCAGGGCTGGCCTGGGCGCCCCTCTGCTGACTGCCCCCCACCAGCTCCGAACACAGAGGTGGAAACTACACACCACGTGTAACGATGGCCAGCGGTGATGGTGGGGGGGCGTGGAGGGGGCCTTTCAATACCAGAGGCTGTCTCAGGGCAGGGCGGGGGCCACCTTGATGGGAGGGGACTGGTGGCCCTGGGAGGGACCATCCAGGAAGTAGAAACCTTGTTTTCTCTCCACACCATGCTTGGCTTCACCTTGGTCTTTATTCGAAGCTAGAAGGTGGCAGCCGAACAGGGCACCTCCCTCCAGCTCTGTCATCCCACGGCTCCAGGACCCTGTCCTCCTCCCCCGACAGTGGCCCGACCGGGTCTCCGGTGCTCACACGAGGCGGCCTGGCACGGACGCGCCTGGGTGAGGCCTGGGTGAGGGCAGGGGCGGAGAGTCCTGGGCGTGAAGGCAGCCAAGTCCGGGGCTCAGCACACCTGACAGCACCCAGAGGCCTGTGGCTCCACAGGGCGGGGCCCGCGTGCCCCGCCCCCaagcctcccctccttcccctctccgtCTCCGTCTCCGTGCCGTTGCCCTCCCACCCGCCGCACCTTTGCCTGCCACTGCTGTTCATCCTTCAGGCCCGACCTCCCCACGTGTCCAGACCCCAGTGCCCTGCCTTCGCTCCGTGCTCACAGCCGCCTCTCCCCACAGCCCTCGGCAGAGAGCGTGTCCCTCAGGACTCGTCTAGGgacccttcttcctcccctgctcGACTGGAGGCACCCCAAGTGTCCACCAGCCTGTACTCAGGGCCTGCGTCCTGCCGGGTGtgatgtgctcagtaaatacctgtCCTCTGGACGGAGAAGTGTAAGGACGGATGACTGGATGGGCAGACACGCTGGAGGCTGATGGATGAGAAGATGGACGGATACAGGGGTGGCTGGGTGGCTAGGTGGGCGGACTGACGGCCTGGGTCGGGATTCCAGCACCGTCActcacagctgtgtgaccttggagagagacttaacctctctggcctcagttttgtcatctgtgaaatgagggtgAAACAGTACCTCCTCATAGGTTGTGAGGTTGAGGGTGAGCTCGTGTGCCTGTGGGTACGAGCGTGTGTGTGTCCCTGTGGGACTGTGAGCTCGAGTGTAAGTGTGCACGGGCGTGAAGGCCTTGGTGCACACGTGAATGTGTTTGCGTGAGCATTCATGAGTGAGCATATGCGTGTGTGCGGAGGTTCGTGTGCAGTTGTGAGTCTAAGTGTGGCGTGTTCACGTGTGTGCATGATTGTTTGGGGTCCACAGGCGAGGGAGGGCAGTGAAGGCACGTGTGCACAGTGCGGGTGAGGAGGAGTGTGCCGaccgtgtgcgtgtgtgtgaattGATGTGAAgggcacatgtgtgtgtgtgtgcacatgtgtgtgtgtgcacgtatatgtgtgcgtgcgtgtgcaccGGGGTTGGTGAAGCAGCTCCTGCCTGCATCCGGGGAACCAGAGTCACCCCAAACAGGGTCCCCGTCTGGAGACTGGATTTttggccccaccccagccccctcctcccagcccagaaGCTGAAACAGAGGTCAGGAGGTCAGGGGCTGGAGCCAGGCCACCAGGGGCCTGTCCCACAGTGGGACACGTGCCCTGCAGCCCGGGTGCCCAGGGAGTGTTGCTGGGGGAAGGCTGGGTGCCCGTCTGCTTTACCACATCTCTGCCTGgcgatgagaaaacggaggctccCAGAGGTCAGTCCCTTCCCGGGTCTCACGCTGGGACAGGGCAGGGGTTGGAGTGCACGTGAGTCAGGCGCCCAGGCTCTCTCCCCGCATCTGTCTGCCAGGGATGTGAGGCCGCGTGACCGAGAAAACCTACTTGGCCTCGAAGGAGAGCAGTGGACACGGCCCTgaaccccgccccccgcccccgcccagtgAGGCTTTGCTCTCAACCCCTTGAGGGCTCGAGTCTCTGCTTTGATTAAGAGGCCCTCCGTCCCCGGAAGCAAGACCCAGCCCGGGCTGCAGGGGCATCCCTGCCTGCTGACGGTGGTCTCACCTGACCGCCTGCAGGGTAGGAGTCCCATCCCACCCCCCTGCATCCTGGTTTAAGAATAACTCTTAGCCCCGGGCAAGTGGCTTTCCGTATGTAATCGTGACACCCcagagctcagagaagtgaaaggCAGCACCTGGGGCCCGGCTCGCAGGGGTCAGCTGGGAGTTGAGCCGGATCAGCCCGGCTCCAGAGCCCATCACGGGTCAGGTCCACAAGCCACAGGCCACCTGAGGGCAAGATCACGTCCAGGCGGGAGGGGCGGCCCCTGAGCTGGGCCTGCGAGGGTCTCAGGAGGGATGGGGGCCCCACCGCAGGCACAGGGAACGCTGGGCAAAGGTGtggaggcgggggagggagggctgccgAGGAAGGCTCAGGCAGACCAGGAACTTTGGCTTTCGATCCGATGGGACTAGGGAGCCGTGGCAGGTGTTTGCGCAGCGAGGGGTCGGCTGTGCTCAGGGCTCTGGGCTGGCCGCGAACTGGGGGGTGGATGGGAGGAGCCCAGGTGAGAGGCAGTTAGAAGGGCCAGGGGTAACTGTCACAAGCTTGAATGAGGGTGAAAGTCACTGGAGGAGGAAGACACCAGGGGACACGCAGCCGACGTCAGAACAGCCCAGGGCGCTGAGGAGAGCCGCAGCTGGGACAGCCTGGAGGGAGGGGCGCGCAGGCAGCGGGGTGGCATCACGCACAGGCCGTGGGGTGGCATCACGGGCCCCGCACCTGGCAGGCGCCCAGTACAGAGACCATCCATGGGAGGAAGGAGGCCATCGTGGCTCTAGGTCAGCATAGGTCATGCTTTCTCCCCGTtcccccagctctgccttctACACCCCCTGCCCGGTGGCCCCGGAAGAACCCCGCTGGGCCAGCAGGGGCAGTGCCAGCCTAGTCCCGTGTCTACCGCGCACCCATATGGCTTCCTCTCcatccaccctccccctccctgtcctTATCTTTCCCTCCCGTCTCCATGGCGACTCACCACCCCGGCTTGCCTGCATCCCAGCCTCTGCCAGGGATTCTGGGCCCGGCTCTGTCCCTCCCTCCGGAGCCCTGGTTCCTGCAGTCCTGTCTCCTCCCCCTGGGGTGAGTCCAGAGGCAGCCTCCTCTTTCCCGACTGTCACATCCATTTTCCAGCCCTGCCGACTTGTGTCCTCTGGGGAGACCCCCCCAGCCTCCACTGGCCACAGCTCCGCCAGCCCTTCCGGGAGGGAAGCCAGCCTCAGCGCCGCCAAAGGTCTCCTGGGTGTCCTGCCTGCTCCCGGACCCTCTCCCGGACCCTCTCCTGGACCCTCTCCCCACGCCAGCCTCCCATGCCGAGGTCTGCCTTGTCAGTCATTTCCTTTTGTCACCGGCTTGGCAAACAGGCGAGTCTTTGGTCCTGagacctgggggtggggactgggTCTGCAGAGGGAGGATGGGGGCACCTGGAATCCAGGATGAAGATAGAAGTCTGGATTCCCTTCTAAATAACATTTTTGGGATTGTTTTTCTCCCCAATTTTCTCTCcaaggagagaaaacagagctTCATGGGCAACAGCAGCAACAGTTGGTAAGTGGCAGGGCCTGGCGGCAGGACTGGGGCCTGGATACCTGTCCCAGGGGAGGGAGCACGAGGCTGGGTCCGCCAGgctgtggagggagggatgggaaaACCAGGTGGGTGCTGCAGCGAGGCAGATGCCAGCTCAGAGCTGGAATCTTCCAAGAGCCGCCTGCTGCCCCCCGGGAGGCCTCTCCTTATGGTCCCCGCTGCCCGAGGGAGGTAGTAGAAAGGATCCTCTTGGGGTATGTAGAGGTCATTGACCCCTGGAGGgacccccccccctcccctcgcAGCAGGAGGCCATGGGGGAGGATTTCCGTGGGCGTCTGTGCCAGGCTCCGGGCAGGGTGCACCATCTTGTCTCTTcaccccatccttccctcctggACCGTTAGAAATGGGGCAGACCTGGGCGGGAACTTGCCCAAGACAGCTCCCTCCAGGCTTCCCCATCTCAGGCTCCCTCTGACTGCTGCCCTGGGGTCCCCACGCCCTGCACACCACCCCCAGGTCCCACGCACCATTCCCCAAGTTGGACCTGGGGCTGGGGTCCCGACCTGTGGCGTCCCGGGAGCCGCCCGCCTGCTCCATCTGCCTGGAGAGGCCGCGCGAGCCCATCTCTCTGGACTGTGGCCACGACTTCTGCCCGCGGTGCTTCAGCACCCACCGTGTCCCCGGCTGCGGGCCGCCCTGCTGCCCCGAGTGCCGCAAGACCTGCAAGCAGAAGGGCCTCCGGGGCCTGGGGGAGAGGATGAGGCTCCTGCCACGGAGGCCGCTGCCCACCGCGCTGCAGGTGCGCAGGCCTCCTCCCGGCCGGGGGCTTTGACCTCACACTGGGATGTCACGGAGGGAGGTGGAGTTCGGGGGGACgctccccagcctgggagctcagggAGCCCTGTCTCCGGGCCCAGGAGACCTGCGCGGTGAGGGCCCAGCCGCTGCTGCTGGTGCGTGTCAACGCCTCCGGTGGCCTCATCCTGAGGATGGGGGCCGTCAACCGCTGCCTGAAGCACCCGCTGGCCAGGGACACCCCCGTCTGCCTCCTTGCCGTCCTGGGAGAGCGGCACTCAGGGAAGACCTTCCTCCTAAACCACCTGCTTCAGGGCCTGCCTGGCCtggtgagggcagggctgggccgggggctgggggcaggggcagggacccAGCCtggcttggggaggggagggggccagaTGGGCCAACGGATGCTCTGCTTCTCTGCCCCACAGGAGCCCGGCGAGGGCGGCTGGCCGAGGGAAGGGTGCTCCGGGCAGGGCTTCCGGTGGGGAGCCAACAGCCTCACCAGGGGCCTCTGGATGTGGAGTCATCCCTTCCtgttggggaaggaggggaggaaggtgagcggggaggggcagaggagtCCAGACCGGCTCATGGAGAGGGGAATCGGGCAGGAAATCTCTGGGGGCTGGGACGAGAAGATGGGGCGGGCAGAGGCACCTGGGGGGCGCGGCAGGCTGACCCCTCAGTGTGCACCCCTGCCTCCACACAGGTGGCCGTGTTCCTGGTGGACACGGGGGACGCCATGAGCCCTGAACTGAGCAGGGAAACGAGGACCCGGCTCTGCGCCCTCACCTCCATGCTGAGCTCCTACCAGGTGAGgccccccagcccctctgcctgcCCTGCTCCGCTCTCGCCACCCACACTAGGGCCATCCCAGCCGGGTCTGGCCCTCCAAGCCCCGGGGACCGGGACCTTTACCCCGGAGGCCCCTGTGTCTGGGATCCCCGCAGGTTCTTGGGGCGCCCCTGCGAGGGGGCGCCTCGAGTCAGTGTGAAGGTCCTAAAGGTGGGTCGGAGGCCCCTGGGGCAGCTGAAGGTCTGTGGACCgtccccctgcctgccctccaccCCTCGGGCcgggccagccctgccctgcaggcTGCGGGGGTCCCCGGGGCTGGTCCCTCGCACCTCCTGAGCCCCACGTTCTGCCTGGGGGTCCTGCCTCACCGGGGTCTTCCCAGTGTCTCTTTGCCTTCACAGACCCCCTTCCACCTTGTTCTCCTTGGTTCCAGATCCTCACGGCCTTCCAGGAGCTGAAGGATACAGACCTGGAGTATCTGGAGGTGAGGACACAGCTGCTCTTGGGGCTGAACCCTGTCCCTGCCCTGCCCGTGAGGCCAGGGGTGCCTTTCAGCTCTGGCCCAGGATTTTGTGACCTGGAGCAGGATTGCGGGGTTGGGGGCACAGGGTAAACCAGGAGGTGCCTGGTTGGGGAGAGGTAGGAGGGTCCTGGGGCCAGGAGCCGGGAAGATGTCCTCCAGTggcccagggggaggggaggcacagCCCTTGGAGTGGCCCAGCCATGACCCCTGTGCCCCATCCCCAGATGTTTGTCCACGTGGCCGAGGTGATGGGCAGGCATTATGGGATGGTGCCAATCCAGGTGAGATACCCGTTTCTGGACTTGTCACCCCAGACTCCGACACCCCGGCTGCTGCTATCAGCACCCCTTCTCTTCCAGCACCTGGACCTCTTAGTTCGTGACTCATCCCACCCCAGCAAGGCGGGGCAGGGGCATGTAGGCGACATCatcaaggtgagggaggggatggggcggAGGTGTAGACGGGGCAGAAGGTCAGTTAGCCGGGGAGCGCGCTCAGAGCGCATCCCCACTCCTCTCTAGAAGTCGTCTGGCAAATACCCCAAGGTTCAGGGGCTGCTTCAAGGAAGGCGAGCCCGCTGCTGCCTCCTGCCGGCTCCCAGGAGGCGGTGGGCGAGCAAAGGCCACGGAAGCCCGGGAGGTGAGTGTCCCAGGAGCAAAGCCTCCCCGGCctgccctccttctcctccccctcccctcccccctcctcccctccccctccccctcccctcccccttctcctcctcctcccctcccctcctcctccccctattcctctcctccccctccccctcctcctcccccttctcctcctcctcccctcccctcctcctccccctattcctctcctccccctcctccttcccctcctcctcctcctcctctcccgaCACCCCTTTCTCTTCCTGAAGCCGGTCCTGCTTACCAGGCACCTCTGCATGAGGACTCTCTTCCTCAGACACAGATGATGCTGCTGGCCACCTCCGCGCCTACGTGGCCGATGTGCTGAGCGCGGCCCCCCTGCATGCCAAGAGCCGCTGCCAGGGCTACTGGAGCGAGGGGCGCCCCGCGGCCCGGGGGGACAGACGCCTGCTCACGGGGCAGCAGCTGGCTCAGGAAATCAAGGTGTGAAAGCTCCCCAGAGCCCCAGGAGACCCGCTGGCCCCTGCCCCCCCTGACCCCCCGACGCTGTCTCCGCAGAACCTCTCGGGCTGGATGGGCAGGACGGGGCCTGGGTGCGCCTCTCCGGATGAGGTATGGGGCTACAGGGAGGACGCGGGTGGGAGGCGAGCCGGGCTCCCCGTGCTGGAGCGAGGGGCCCGGCAGCGCCCAgcgggggaaaggagggaggcagTCGGGTTTTGCCGTGGACAGA harbors:
- the RNF112 gene encoding RING finger protein 112 isoform X6; this translates as MPRSALSVISFCHRLGKQERKQSFMGNSSNSWSHAPFPKLDLGLGSRPVASREPPACSICLERPREPISLDCGHDFCPRCFSTHRVPGCGPPCCPECRKTCKQKGLRGLGERMRLLPRRPLPTALQETCAVRAQPLLLVRVNASGGLILRMGAVNRCLKHPLARDTPVCLLAVLGERHSGKTFLLNHLLQGLPGLEPGEGGWPREGCSGQGFRWGANSLTRGLWMWSHPFLLGKEGRKVAVFLVDTGDAMSPELSRETRTRLCALTSMLSSYQILTAFQELKDTDLEYLEMFVHVAEVMGRHYGMVPIQVRYPFLDLSPQTPTPRLLLSAPLLFQHLDLLVRDSSHPSKAGQGHVGDIIKKSSGKYPKVQGLLQGRRARCCLLPAPRRRWASKGHGSPGDTDDAAGHLRAYVADVLSAAPLHAKSRCQGYWSEGRPAARGDRRLLTGQQLAQEIKNLSGWMGRTGPGCASPDEVWGYREDAGGRRAGLPVLERGARQRPAGERREAVGFCRGQMAAQLHDLRTVEAAKKEFEEYLRQQDVATKRIFSALRVLPDTMRNLLSTQKDALLARHGAALLCTGREQTLEALEAELQAEAKAFMDSYTVRFCGHLAAVGGAVGAGLMGLAGGVVGAGMAAAALAAEAGMVAAGAAVGATGAAVVGGGVGAGLAATVGCMEREEDERVQEGDRAPLLQEE